A window of Bacteroidota bacterium contains these coding sequences:
- a CDS encoding sigma-70 family RNA polymerase sigma factor, whose product MQPTAPINHIVEHLFRHESGKLVAVLTKIFGPHNLQLAEDVAQDCLLKAMGTWKINGLPENPSAWLFTVARNKALDILRKEQRHKEFTATVSPLLRSEYSLTSTVTEYMNPGNIDDDQLRMMFTCCHPALNMESQVALILKTLCGFSVTEIARAFISNNDTIEKRLYRARQKLKEEKILFEIPTGNEKEQRLENVLTAIYLLFNEGYSSTQHEDLIRKDLIEESYRLCELLRKNSETKTSEVLSLLALMSFTHARSNARLDAEGNILLLPAQDRKKWDQHLIEKGVEYIKEAGLFNTVNTYLLEAAIAYEHSIAASYEQTNWEHIINFYNLLYQLNPTPIIALNRAIGIAELHGAEVGIQSIKEIQPSDGLQQFYLYHATLGELYARLNDKEKAFQFLSEASNLTSSPAQRKLLATKMEALK is encoded by the coding sequence TTGCAACCAACTGCACCAATAAACCATATTGTTGAACATCTTTTCCGTCATGAATCAGGAAAGCTGGTAGCTGTATTGACAAAGATCTTTGGCCCTCATAACCTGCAACTCGCCGAAGATGTTGCACAGGATTGCCTGCTCAAAGCGATGGGCACTTGGAAAATTAATGGCTTGCCGGAAAATCCTTCTGCCTGGCTATTTACAGTTGCCCGTAATAAAGCACTTGATATATTAAGAAAAGAACAAAGGCATAAAGAGTTTACAGCTACCGTTTCGCCACTATTGAGATCTGAATATTCGCTGACAAGCACAGTGACTGAATATATGAACCCCGGGAATATTGATGATGATCAGTTGAGGATGATGTTTACCTGCTGCCACCCCGCATTGAATATGGAATCGCAGGTAGCATTGATATTAAAAACACTTTGCGGTTTTAGTGTAACAGAAATAGCAAGAGCTTTTATCAGCAATAATGACACTATAGAGAAAAGATTATACCGTGCCCGTCAAAAGTTGAAAGAAGAAAAAATCCTATTTGAAATTCCAACCGGGAATGAAAAAGAACAGCGGCTTGAGAATGTTCTTACAGCTATATATCTTTTATTCAACGAAGGATATAGCTCAACTCAACATGAAGACCTGATCCGAAAAGATCTGATAGAAGAATCATACCGATTGTGTGAACTGTTACGTAAAAACTCCGAAACAAAAACTTCCGAAGTACTGTCATTGCTTGCATTAATGTCATTTACACATGCCCGAAGTAATGCAAGACTCGATGCTGAAGGGAATATTTTATTATTACCTGCTCAAGACAGAAAGAAATGGGATCAGCATTTAATAGAAAAAGGAGTTGAATACATTAAAGAAGCAGGTTTGTTTAATACAGTAAATACCTATTTGCTCGAAGCCGCTATTGCATACGAGCATAGCATTGCGGCCAGTTATGAACAAACAAACTGGGAACATATCATCAATTTTTATAACCTGCTTTATCAATTAAACCCCACTCCCATTATTGCCCTCAATCGAGCTATTGGCATTGCAGAATTACATGGCGCTGAAGTCGGTATTCAATCAATAAAAGAAATTCAGCCATCAGACGGGTTACAACAATTCTATCTTTATCATGCAACATTAGGCGAGCTGTATGCAAGACTAAATGACAAAGAAAAAGCATTTCAATTTTTATCCGAGGCATCAAATCTTACTTCTTCGCCAGCCCAACGAAAATTATTGGCAACCAAAATGGAAGCATTAAAATAA
- a CDS encoding DinB family protein, with protein MKQTAKELETLVNEYVPLMKNICEDVLFFKPPPDKWSKKEIIGHLIDSALSNSRRFIVAQYEEAPKIVYAQVEWVVASAYQSYNTDELIHLWALLNKHICHILENTPEHLWQRTCMTEQLHTIEWVAADYVKHLKHHMHAVLDMEPVAYP; from the coding sequence CCGTTAATGAAAAATATTTGTGAGGATGTGCTGTTTTTTAAACCGCCACCGGATAAATGGAGCAAGAAAGAGATCATTGGTCATTTAATTGATTCAGCTCTTAGTAATTCAAGAAGATTCATCGTAGCCCAATATGAGGAAGCTCCTAAAATTGTATATGCACAGGTCGAATGGGTAGTCGCATCTGCTTATCAATCTTATAATACAGACGAACTGATTCATCTCTGGGCATTACTCAATAAACATATCTGCCATATACTTGAAAATACTCCTGAACACTTATGGCAACGTACATGCATGACAGAGCAGTTGCATACTATCGAATGGGTTGCGGCCGATTATGTAAAACACTTAAAACATCATATGCATGCAGTCTTGGATATGGAGCCGGTTGCTTATCCATAA